One Cervus canadensis isolate Bull #8, Minnesota chromosome 13, ASM1932006v1, whole genome shotgun sequence DNA segment encodes these proteins:
- the LOC122452307 gene encoding 60S ribosomal protein L10-like, whose product MRGAFGKPQGTVARVHIGQVIMSIHTKLQNKEHVIEALLQAKFKFPGCQKIHISKKWGFTKFSADEFENMVAEKRLIPDGCGVKYIPNRGPLDKWRALHS is encoded by the coding sequence ATGCGCGGTGCCTTCggaaagccccagggcacagtggccagGGTCCACATTGGCCAGGTCATAATGTCCATCCACACCAAGCTGCAGAACAAGGAGCATGTGATTgaagccctcctccaggccaagttcaagttccctggcTGTCAGAAGATCCACATCTCCAAGAAGTGGGGATTTACCAAGTTCAGTGCGGATGAATTTGAGAACATGGTGGCAGAAAAGCGACTCATCCCGGACGGCTGTGGGGTCAAATACATCCCTAATCGTGGTCCCCTGGACAAATGGCGGGCCCTGCACTCATGA